Proteins encoded by one window of Leptospira neocaledonica:
- the hemB gene encoding porphobilinogen synthase: protein MSSESLLGLRRNRLNAPLRNLVSSESLNPKKLVQPIFVAESLKSPEKMSSLPGVFRDTSESILSQIESDVKNGVEHFLLFLVPEKKSDDSIPKSFYKNVIGNIKSKFPEIFLWVDTCLCSLTTHGHCGLLDPKGRIDNIKSVKRLSELALCYAESGADGISPSDMMDGRIRSHRNILDSNGFQHVPIMSYSTKFKSHFYGPFREAAESAPGHGDRSSYQIDVRNREDSILSSVRDTEEGADLLMVKPGITSIDLILPIKEQTGLPVGAYQVSGEYASIAMLAENGFCKFEDALKETWQVFSRAGVSYLITYAARRGKEILG from the coding sequence ATGAGTTCCGAGAGTTTGTTGGGTCTTAGGAGAAATCGCCTCAATGCCCCGCTCAGAAATTTGGTGTCTTCGGAAAGTTTAAATCCTAAAAAACTGGTCCAGCCTATATTCGTGGCAGAAAGTCTGAAATCTCCCGAAAAAATGTCCTCTTTGCCTGGAGTATTCCGCGATACTAGCGAATCTATTCTCTCTCAGATTGAATCGGATGTGAAAAATGGAGTGGAACATTTCCTTCTTTTTTTGGTTCCTGAAAAAAAGTCGGATGATTCTATCCCTAAATCGTTTTATAAAAATGTAATAGGAAATATTAAATCAAAGTTTCCTGAAATTTTCCTCTGGGTGGATACATGTCTTTGTTCTTTGACCACTCATGGACATTGTGGCCTTTTGGATCCAAAGGGTAGAATTGACAATATCAAGTCTGTTAAAAGGCTTTCCGAACTCGCACTTTGTTATGCAGAATCCGGTGCGGATGGAATTTCTCCTTCCGATATGATGGATGGAAGAATTAGAAGTCATAGAAATATTCTGGACTCTAACGGTTTTCAGCATGTTCCGATCATGAGTTATTCTACAAAATTCAAGAGTCATTTTTATGGCCCATTCAGAGAGGCTGCAGAGTCCGCTCCTGGTCATGGGGATCGTTCTTCTTATCAAATCGATGTTAGGAATAGAGAAGATTCTATTCTTTCTTCTGTTAGAGATACGGAAGAAGGCGCTGATCTTTTGATGGTTAAGCCAGGTATAACTTCTATAGATCTTATTTTACCGATTAAAGAACAAACCGGTCTGCCTGTGGGAGCTTACCAAGTAAGCGGAGAATATGCATCTATTGCGATGCTCGCAGAAAATGGATTTTGTAAATTTGAAGATGCTCTGAAAGAAACATGGCAAGTGTTCTCGAGAGCAGGTGTATCTTATCTGATCACTTATGCAGCAAGAAGAGGAAAGGAGATTTTAGGCTGA
- a CDS encoding hydroxymethylbilane synthase, producing MSDVLRIGSRKSSLAKLQTCLVQDQLCKLYPELELQLFFKEASGDQDLSTPLWKMGSRGVFTQDLTKELVQGNVDVVVHSYKDLDLEGHEGTEIIMVLPRADQRDVLLFKRSSYENPPKEIKIHSSSPRREYNLTAFLPGALPSRLQNLPISFHPVRGNVQTRLRKWKADPEVSGLVVAKAALDRLLSENFSFSSTEEYSELRKEIRSAISNELFMVLPLSKNPNAPAQGALAAEIRKGDERTKKLLLPLSDLKEEEAVLEERKILSYFGGGCHQKIGVSVILGGASDFLFVRGKTDSGSELDAFDRWKGKELPLPSSLDLVFPKPRQGFRMKRSPVQTSVPKEKFWFVSRADSLPKDWVLPGVGTIFIVAGAKTWEKLASRDVWVNGSTDGLGEEDAKNIVSFYESNPDFIKLTHEESDIIEGVWRRFVTYKVDFDSEQPDLSAYSHFFWMSASQFDRAYKKNPEIGSRIHSCGTGATYKYIRKTLGEDAKIFAFPNFESWERACEGEVPDFLTKRGAI from the coding sequence TTGTCCGACGTTTTAAGAATCGGTTCCCGAAAAAGTTCCCTCGCAAAATTACAGACCTGCCTCGTACAAGATCAATTGTGTAAATTGTATCCTGAGTTGGAGCTCCAACTTTTTTTCAAGGAAGCAAGCGGGGACCAAGACCTAAGCACTCCTCTTTGGAAAATGGGAAGCAGAGGTGTTTTTACCCAAGACTTAACTAAAGAACTAGTCCAAGGAAATGTAGACGTAGTCGTTCATTCCTATAAGGACTTGGATCTGGAAGGTCATGAGGGCACAGAAATTATCATGGTCCTTCCTCGAGCGGACCAAAGAGATGTTTTACTTTTTAAAAGATCTTCTTACGAAAATCCTCCTAAAGAAATTAAGATTCATTCTTCTAGTCCAAGAAGAGAATATAATCTTACTGCATTTCTTCCGGGGGCACTCCCCTCTCGTCTCCAAAATTTACCGATCAGTTTTCATCCGGTAAGAGGAAATGTACAAACCAGGCTTCGCAAATGGAAGGCGGATCCTGAGGTTTCCGGGCTCGTAGTTGCTAAGGCCGCATTGGATCGTCTTCTATCCGAAAATTTTTCTTTTTCTTCTACGGAAGAATATTCCGAACTCAGAAAAGAGATCAGATCGGCCATCTCAAATGAACTTTTTATGGTTCTTCCTTTATCAAAAAATCCGAATGCACCTGCACAGGGAGCGCTCGCAGCTGAGATCAGAAAGGGTGACGAAAGAACCAAAAAACTTTTACTCCCACTTTCCGATTTAAAGGAAGAAGAAGCTGTCTTAGAAGAGAGAAAAATTCTCTCTTACTTCGGCGGTGGATGTCATCAGAAGATCGGTGTTTCCGTGATCTTAGGTGGGGCTTCTGATTTTCTATTTGTTCGAGGCAAAACGGATTCTGGTTCCGAGTTGGATGCTTTCGACAGATGGAAGGGAAAGGAATTACCTTTACCTTCTTCCTTGGATCTTGTATTCCCAAAACCAAGACAGGGATTTAGAATGAAACGTTCTCCTGTCCAAACTTCTGTTCCTAAAGAAAAGTTTTGGTTCGTGTCTAGGGCTGATTCTTTGCCTAAAGACTGGGTATTGCCCGGGGTGGGAACAATCTTTATCGTGGCAGGTGCAAAAACCTGGGAGAAGTTGGCCTCCAGGGATGTTTGGGTAAATGGCTCCACTGACGGTTTAGGCGAAGAAGACGCAAAAAATATCGTTAGTTTTTATGAATCCAATCCTGACTTTATCAAACTCACTCATGAAGAAAGCGATATCATCGAGGGTGTGTGGAGAAGGTTCGTAACCTATAAAGTGGATTTTGATTCGGAGCAGCCGGATCTTTCCGCGTATTCTCATTTTTTCTGGATGAGCGCTTCTCAATTCGATCGGGCTTATAAAAAAAATCCGGAAATAGGTTCCAGGATCCATTCTTGCGGGACGGGAGCCACATATAAATATATTAGAAAAACATTAGGTGAAGATGCGAAAATTTTCGCATTCCCGAATTTTGAATCCTGGGAAAGGGCCTGTGAGGGAGAAGTCCCGGATTTTCTTACAAAAAGAGGTGCTATATGA
- a CDS encoding sensor histidine kinase codes for MKVFDSKKIVLPVIWVLTTVSLGVWWLFLGLRQNRMATELASRLGSKIENDFLDKLERQSAMIKMEGAFFLFLLVSGGGTLVWLTFREEKRNKLIHDFFSTVTHEMKTPLASLRLQAESLLEEGVDAGKDKLLHRLLKDSDRIESQMNKALYLASLMRSEGLYLEELDLRHWEESLREEWSELDIQTEWKETKVLADRRALESIFRNLLENSVQHGGATKVKILSESVSGDKIKFRFEDNGKGFSGDFRLLGRLFLRHTSTSGTGVGLYLAEKLAGRMGGDFSVRNSESGGFLAELVLPSYSSKGRNGV; via the coding sequence ATGAAGGTCTTCGATTCCAAAAAGATTGTTTTGCCGGTTATCTGGGTTCTGACCACGGTCTCTCTCGGGGTTTGGTGGCTTTTTTTGGGATTAAGACAGAACAGAATGGCAACCGAACTCGCATCTCGTTTGGGATCCAAAATTGAAAACGATTTCTTGGATAAATTAGAGAGACAAAGTGCCATGATCAAAATGGAAGGTGCCTTCTTTCTTTTTTTATTAGTAAGCGGTGGCGGGACCTTGGTTTGGCTTACCTTTCGGGAAGAAAAAAGAAATAAACTCATTCATGATTTTTTCTCTACAGTCACCCATGAAATGAAAACTCCTCTAGCGAGTCTCAGATTGCAAGCAGAGAGTTTGCTGGAAGAAGGTGTAGATGCAGGCAAAGACAAACTTCTTCATAGATTATTAAAAGATTCCGATCGGATAGAATCTCAGATGAATAAGGCCCTGTATCTGGCAAGTCTTATGAGATCCGAAGGATTATATTTGGAAGAGTTGGACCTCCGACACTGGGAAGAAAGTCTAAGAGAAGAATGGTCCGAGTTGGATATCCAAACGGAATGGAAAGAAACCAAAGTGTTAGCGGATAGAAGAGCCTTAGAAAGTATTTTTAGAAATCTTTTAGAAAACTCCGTGCAACACGGAGGAGCTACGAAGGTAAAAATTCTTTCAGAATCCGTTTCTGGAGACAAGATCAAGTTTAGATTCGAAGACAACGGGAAAGGTTTCTCAGGCGATTTTAGATTATTGGGAAGATTATTCTTAAGACATACGAGCACAAGTGGAACTGGAGTGGGATTATATCTCGCTGAAAAATTAGCCGGAAGAATGGGAGGAGATTTCTCCGTTCGAAATTCCGAGTCGGGTGGATTTTTGGCGGAGTTGGTTCTCCCCTCTTATTCTTCCAAAGGGAGAAACGGCGTATGA
- the hemN gene encoding oxygen-independent coproporphyrinogen III oxidase has translation MNSKSDLIRKYDVPAPRYTSYPTVPYWEDNPTREEWIGSLRRRLVPDDSSVALYLHIPFCETLCSFCGCNTSITKNHTVEDPYVETVLQEFRKYREELPELTKRELRELHLGGGSPTYLSESNLESLLKPILDSWNVSDSPEFSLEVDPRRTRISQLEVLANYGFTRISLGVQDFDPEVQRLVNRIQPYELTETITQGARKLGYHSVNFDLIYGLPKQTKESMRQTIQKTLELRPDRIAFYSYAHVPWIKAAQRLFTEDDLPKGEEKRELYEIGRELFLSAGYKEIGMDHFALESDSLYAAYRNGNLHRNFMGYTTKSTDLLLGLGVSAISDSWDCFYQNEKILKKYQRKISENGQAILRGHKLNSEDLVQRELILKLSTLGKVEVPDPIFEEVRLYLASMEDDNLIEWKGKTLVLTDLGKPFLRNACTGLDMRLRRKSPETKVFSQSI, from the coding sequence ATGAATTCCAAATCCGATTTAATCCGAAAATACGATGTCCCTGCACCTAGATACACTAGTTATCCTACTGTGCCTTATTGGGAAGACAATCCTACCAGAGAAGAATGGATAGGATCACTTCGTAGAAGGTTGGTGCCTGATGATTCTTCCGTTGCATTGTATCTTCATATTCCATTTTGTGAGACACTTTGTTCTTTTTGCGGCTGCAATACTTCTATCACCAAAAATCATACTGTAGAAGATCCTTATGTGGAGACCGTTCTCCAGGAATTTAGAAAATACCGGGAAGAACTTCCTGAATTGACTAAACGTGAGTTGAGAGAGTTACATTTGGGCGGAGGGTCTCCTACTTATCTTTCCGAATCCAACTTGGAAAGTTTGTTAAAACCAATTTTAGATTCTTGGAATGTATCCGATTCTCCTGAATTCTCCTTGGAGGTGGATCCAAGAAGGACTAGGATTTCTCAACTCGAAGTATTAGCAAATTACGGATTCACAAGAATTAGTTTGGGAGTTCAAGACTTTGATCCTGAAGTGCAAAGATTGGTAAATCGTATCCAACCTTATGAACTAACTGAAACAATCACTCAGGGTGCACGCAAGTTGGGTTATCATTCGGTAAATTTCGACCTTATCTATGGACTTCCCAAACAAACCAAGGAAAGTATGAGGCAGACCATCCAAAAAACATTGGAGCTTAGGCCTGATCGTATCGCTTTCTATAGTTATGCTCATGTACCTTGGATTAAAGCTGCCCAAAGATTATTCACAGAAGATGATCTACCTAAGGGAGAAGAAAAAAGAGAACTCTATGAGATCGGAAGAGAACTTTTCTTAAGCGCAGGATATAAGGAAATTGGAATGGACCATTTTGCTCTTGAGTCCGATTCACTCTATGCAGCTTATCGGAATGGAAATCTTCATCGCAATTTTATGGGATATACCACTAAATCCACTGACCTACTTTTGGGTTTAGGGGTGTCTGCAATTTCGGATAGTTGGGATTGTTTTTATCAGAACGAAAAGATCCTGAAAAAATACCAAAGAAAAATTTCGGAAAACGGACAGGCAATTCTCAGGGGACATAAATTAAATTCGGAAGATTTGGTCCAAAGAGAACTCATTCTAAAACTTTCTACTTTGGGAAAAGTGGAGGTTCCGGATCCAATTTTTGAAGAGGTTCGCCTCTATTTGGCCAGTATGGAAGACGATAATTTAATTGAGTGGAAAGGAAAAACCCTTGTTTTAACAGACCTGGGAAAACCTTTCTTAAGGAATGCGTGTACAGGTTTGGACATGCGTTTGAGAAGAAAAAGTCCTGAAACCAAGGTGTTTTCTCAGTCTATTTGA
- a CDS encoding response regulator transcription factor: MKAKLLLVEDDRSLGETLKERLEKEGYEMVWTVSAQSAKVLAADSKPDLILLDVRLPDGDGFELAEELKSRKDCPPFLFLTAHSGAPERLRGFELGAEEFIPKPFHLKELLIRVKHVLESHKHSIKQAKYSYEGYLLDFYGYCIHTPSKEEIHLSKRDCALLNFLVEERGRTVSRDEILDRLWGEEKFPTNRTIDNSIVRLRQAFGDRGEDAIRSVRGVGYQWIGDLKNV, translated from the coding sequence ATGAAGGCGAAATTATTATTAGTAGAAGATGATCGCTCCTTAGGTGAAACTTTAAAGGAACGTTTGGAAAAAGAAGGATACGAAATGGTCTGGACTGTTTCTGCTCAGTCTGCAAAAGTTTTGGCCGCAGATTCCAAGCCCGACCTTATACTCTTGGATGTACGTTTGCCGGACGGAGATGGATTTGAGTTGGCAGAAGAATTAAAATCCAGAAAAGATTGTCCTCCATTTTTATTTTTAACTGCACATTCAGGTGCGCCGGAACGTTTGAGAGGATTCGAACTAGGCGCTGAAGAATTTATTCCTAAACCGTTTCATCTGAAAGAATTACTGATTAGAGTCAAACACGTATTAGAATCTCATAAACATTCCATAAAACAGGCTAAATATTCTTATGAAGGTTACCTTTTGGATTTTTACGGATACTGCATCCATACACCTTCTAAAGAAGAGATCCATCTTTCCAAAAGAGATTGTGCTCTTTTGAACTTCTTAGTGGAAGAAAGAGGAAGAACTGTCAGCCGAGATGAGATTCTAGATCGCCTTTGGGGAGAGGAAAAATTCCCTACAAATAGAACTATAGATAATTCCATTGTTAGATTACGCCAAGCCTTTGGAGATAGGGGCGAAGATGCGATCCGTTCCGTAAGAGGAGTCGGCTATCAATGGATCGGAGACTTAAAAAATGTCTAA
- a CDS encoding uroporphyrinogen decarboxylase family protein, giving the protein MSNTRFQAALKLEPQATPPIWMMRQAGRYHWHYQNLRKKHSFEELCKVPELAAEVAFGPVDDFDFDTAILFSDILFPLEAFGMGLRFGEEGPKLGWHLSTLEDLNKFYSLEEAVEFMGFQKDAVIRTRKRIPKDKSLIGFVGGPWTLFCYATQGKHDGNLILPKVSAELREGFYEKILALLKENIRLQLEGGAEIVMVFDTAAGDASPVFFQEAILPTIKVLVEAFPGKIGYYAKNLAPGSLQSLREISGLIGFGMDHRTDIVGFLGNGSHFVQGNFDQALLFMEPGEFKKYLNRWIRPFLDLVPEKRAGWVCGLGHGVLPKTPEANIRTFVNTIREAFV; this is encoded by the coding sequence ATGTCTAATACTAGATTTCAAGCTGCCCTTAAACTGGAACCACAGGCCACTCCTCCGATCTGGATGATGCGCCAGGCCGGTCGTTATCATTGGCATTACCAAAATTTAAGGAAAAAACATTCTTTCGAAGAATTATGTAAGGTGCCTGAGCTGGCTGCAGAAGTCGCTTTCGGTCCTGTGGATGATTTTGATTTTGATACTGCAATTTTATTTTCCGATATTCTTTTTCCATTAGAAGCATTTGGAATGGGTTTACGTTTCGGCGAAGAAGGCCCCAAACTGGGCTGGCATCTTTCTACTTTGGAAGATCTAAATAAGTTTTACTCTTTGGAAGAAGCAGTAGAGTTTATGGGATTTCAAAAAGACGCCGTGATTCGCACGAGGAAAAGAATCCCAAAAGATAAGTCTTTGATCGGATTTGTCGGAGGGCCTTGGACCTTATTCTGTTACGCTACTCAAGGAAAACATGATGGAAACCTAATACTTCCTAAAGTTTCTGCGGAGTTAAGAGAAGGTTTTTACGAGAAGATCTTGGCATTATTAAAAGAAAATATACGTCTGCAATTGGAAGGTGGTGCTGAGATCGTAATGGTCTTTGATACCGCTGCAGGAGATGCTTCTCCTGTATTCTTCCAAGAGGCGATTTTACCTACCATTAAAGTTTTGGTAGAGGCGTTCCCTGGCAAAATCGGTTATTATGCTAAAAATCTGGCTCCAGGCTCTTTGCAGTCTTTGAGAGAAATTTCGGGTCTTATTGGATTCGGGATGGATCATCGAACCGATATCGTAGGTTTTTTAGGGAACGGTTCTCATTTTGTGCAGGGAAACTTCGACCAAGCGTTATTATTCATGGAGCCGGGCGAATTTAAGAAATATTTAAATCGATGGATCCGACCGTTTTTGGATTTGGTCCCGGAAAAAAGAGCAGGATGGGTCTGCGGTTTGGGACATGGAGTCCTTCCAAAAACCCCGGAAGCGAATATTAGAACTTTCGTAAATACGATACGTGAGGCCTTCGTATGA
- the hemL gene encoding glutamate-1-semialdehyde 2,1-aminomutase gives MFPSSKELFERAKKVAPGGVHSPVRSFRSVGGDPVFFQSGKGAKLTDVSGKEYIDYCLSFGPLILGHRDEDVQKIVSETAELAWSFGAAEPYSLELAEWIVSKIPWVEKIRFVNSGTEAVMSALRVARAATGRDKILKFDGCYHGHLDALLVKAGSGLAGESSSDSAGIGSELIKNTLVLPLDDEKSVEELFAKEGKNIAALVIEPLPANYGLLIQRKEFLSKIVEIARKHGTLVLFDEVISGFRVGLTGMSGELGIAPDLVTYGKIIGGGFPVGAYAGKAELLDLVAPQGPVYQAGTLSASPFGMRAGLATLKKCEKENVYNVLENRTKSFVSGMVSILRERDPEGDWDSSIHSSLFWFHKKAPSPIRTVDKIPAGHKEGFAKVFHALLSEGIYLAPSGYEVGFLSYAHSDKILSETLEKADFALKKLKV, from the coding sequence ATGTTTCCGAGTTCTAAGGAACTTTTTGAAAGAGCAAAAAAAGTAGCACCGGGTGGAGTACATTCTCCCGTTAGATCCTTTCGTTCCGTTGGAGGAGATCCTGTATTTTTCCAATCCGGAAAGGGTGCAAAACTTACGGATGTTTCCGGAAAAGAATATATAGATTATTGTTTGAGTTTCGGGCCCTTGATCTTGGGACATAGAGACGAAGATGTCCAGAAGATCGTATCTGAAACCGCGGAACTTGCTTGGAGTTTCGGCGCCGCAGAACCTTATTCGCTGGAACTTGCAGAATGGATTGTATCCAAAATTCCTTGGGTAGAAAAGATCCGATTCGTAAACAGTGGAACGGAAGCTGTGATGAGCGCATTACGTGTGGCTCGCGCTGCTACCGGCAGAGATAAGATCCTAAAATTCGACGGATGTTATCATGGCCATTTGGATGCATTGCTTGTAAAGGCGGGTTCCGGACTAGCAGGAGAATCTTCTTCGGATAGCGCAGGGATAGGTTCCGAGCTGATCAAAAATACTTTGGTACTCCCCCTTGACGATGAAAAATCGGTAGAGGAACTTTTTGCAAAAGAAGGTAAAAATATCGCCGCATTAGTGATCGAACCTTTGCCTGCAAATTACGGTTTATTAATACAAAGAAAAGAATTTTTATCCAAGATCGTTGAGATTGCTAGAAAACACGGAACTCTTGTACTTTTCGATGAGGTGATCAGCGGCTTCAGAGTTGGTCTGACCGGAATGAGCGGAGAATTAGGAATTGCTCCTGATCTTGTAACCTACGGAAAGATCATTGGCGGAGGGTTCCCTGTCGGAGCTTATGCAGGAAAAGCTGAGCTATTAGATCTGGTAGCTCCTCAGGGGCCGGTGTACCAAGCGGGAACTTTGAGTGCTAGTCCGTTCGGAATGAGAGCCGGTCTTGCCACATTAAAAAAATGTGAAAAAGAAAATGTGTATAATGTTTTAGAAAATCGCACCAAATCTTTCGTATCCGGAATGGTCTCTATTTTAAGGGAGAGGGATCCTGAGGGAGATTGGGATTCCAGTATACATTCTTCTTTGTTTTGGTTTCATAAAAAGGCTCCCTCCCCTATTCGCACTGTGGATAAAATCCCGGCAGGTCATAAGGAAGGTTTTGCAAAAGTTTTCCATGCACTTCTCTCGGAAGGAATTTATTTGGCTCCATCTGGTTATGAGGTGGGTTTCCTAAGTTATGCCCATTCCGACAAAATACTTTCAGAAACATTGGAGAAAGCGGATTTCGCATTAAAAAAACTGAAAGTATGA
- a CDS encoding LA_0442/LA_0875 N-terminal domain-containing protein, producing the protein MSSLHLRKIIPILLIVFAPIGIFPVTVLLREGGKVKGDIITQNQHSVLLQTESGKRKVDKDLILKILFQDVNDDEEEKIRKEEEDKLAADKKEQEDKEAAQRQLDEEKQKEEDLKKQAAADEEARRLEELRKQEAKRPLNALMRSAAIPGWGQYYTDRKFQSLLYPTLFAAAAFVAYDKFRVYRTSVKEYGDLGNPYTRESLTLAALGQAQAAVTPSLSPIDAYLANQSSQVQLKREEADKNFKEYQGALYVLGGIYLLNLIDSYLFANSVKSVVQFSDGQSKGMVISAIPASVGAGSGFSGNGTFSGMETKYTMGYRFEF; encoded by the coding sequence ATGTCATCTTTACATTTAAGAAAAATAATTCCGATCTTATTGATCGTTTTTGCTCCTATCGGGATCTTTCCCGTCACCGTTCTATTGAGAGAAGGTGGAAAAGTAAAAGGGGATATCATTACCCAAAACCAGCATTCTGTTCTTTTACAAACAGAATCAGGAAAACGTAAAGTAGATAAAGATCTGATCCTTAAAATACTTTTCCAAGACGTAAACGACGACGAAGAGGAAAAGATCCGCAAAGAGGAAGAAGACAAACTAGCCGCGGACAAAAAAGAGCAAGAAGATAAAGAAGCTGCTCAAAGACAATTGGATGAAGAAAAACAAAAAGAAGAAGATCTGAAAAAACAAGCAGCCGCCGACGAAGAAGCTCGCCGCCTCGAAGAACTTCGTAAACAAGAAGCTAAACGTCCTTTGAATGCACTCATGAGATCTGCGGCTATACCGGGTTGGGGTCAATATTATACGGACAGAAAATTTCAGTCCCTTCTCTACCCTACCCTATTTGCGGCTGCAGCATTTGTGGCTTACGATAAGTTTAGAGTTTATAGAACTTCTGTAAAAGAATATGGGGATTTGGGAAATCCGTACACAAGAGAAAGTCTGACACTTGCGGCACTTGGTCAAGCCCAAGCGGCGGTTACACCGTCTTTATCTCCTATTGATGCATATCTAGCGAATCAATCTAGTCAGGTTCAACTTAAAAGAGAAGAAGCCGACAAAAACTTTAAAGAATACCAAGGCGCCTTATACGTGTTAGGCGGGATTTATCTTTTGAATCTGATTGATTCGTATTTATTTGCAAATTCTGTCAAATCAGTGGTTCAGTTTTCAGACGGACAAAGCAAGGGAATGGTGATATCTGCAATACCTGCGAGCGTCGGAGCAGGAAGTGGATTTTCAGGTAATGGGACCTTCTCCGGAATGGAAACCAAATATACGATGGGTTACAGATTCGAATTCTGA